One region of Metallosphaera sedula DSM 5348 genomic DNA includes:
- a CDS encoding circularly permuted type 2 ATP-grasp protein: protein MKIRRIIRDRTYNEFLMDPINRRLMDNITVLENKIFDLSRLVNLQAYMEGFTFYTSSRYRGIPIDVIPRVISSDFYSRISDYLVKRNLVLNHLVKEIYQEKSVHIPDWIVKTTPFFKPEMMDFSPPKGIYIYVNGADIVRVNGEPYILEDNVRVPSGIAYSYRAFEYVHRFLPELSQGYSVEEPSGLEYLYDTLRYASGSKDPVIVLLTDGPLNSAYFEHRFISDKLGFVLAEPKDIQVNQGEVVVKTLDEGEVHVDIIYRRIEDLELLTPDLMRAYLRGWVTIANAPGVGVADDKATFVWIPFLAERYGISLKEVTQPFTICLYERENLQRVINNPSSYVIKKREGYGGIGLSIMKDENASVLKELVKEYENFIAQEVLDFDTVVSAINDSFYETFADFRFFTYYDRVATAVLSRVGVVGSRVTNNSSGGMVKPVWITR from the coding sequence GTGAAAATAAGGAGGATAATTAGAGACAGAACCTACAATGAATTCCTGATGGATCCAATAAATCGCAGACTAATGGATAACATTACCGTCCTAGAGAATAAAATTTTTGATTTAAGCAGGTTGGTGAACTTACAAGCTTACATGGAAGGCTTCACGTTCTATACTTCTTCAAGGTACAGGGGTATACCCATCGACGTTATTCCTAGAGTTATTAGTTCAGATTTTTACTCTAGGATATCCGATTATCTAGTTAAAAGGAACCTAGTTCTTAACCACTTGGTCAAGGAAATTTACCAGGAGAAATCCGTGCACATACCTGATTGGATAGTCAAGACTACACCCTTTTTCAAACCGGAAATGATGGACTTCTCCCCACCCAAGGGAATATACATCTATGTGAATGGTGCTGATATTGTTAGAGTAAATGGTGAACCCTACATTCTTGAGGACAACGTAAGGGTGCCCTCAGGAATAGCCTATTCTTATAGGGCATTCGAATACGTTCATCGATTTTTACCTGAACTATCTCAGGGTTACAGCGTGGAGGAACCATCGGGTTTAGAATATCTTTACGATACACTTCGCTACGCGAGTGGAAGCAAGGATCCCGTAATCGTGCTTTTAACGGACGGTCCCCTAAACTCCGCTTACTTTGAACACAGGTTCATTTCTGACAAACTCGGGTTTGTGTTGGCAGAGCCCAAGGATATACAGGTGAACCAGGGAGAAGTTGTGGTAAAGACGTTAGATGAGGGGGAAGTTCACGTTGACATAATATACAGGAGAATTGAGGACCTTGAGTTGCTCACTCCAGATTTGATGAGGGCATATCTACGCGGGTGGGTTACCATTGCCAATGCCCCAGGCGTCGGAGTAGCTGATGACAAGGCAACCTTCGTTTGGATACCATTCCTAGCTGAGAGATATGGAATTTCCCTTAAAGAGGTTACACAGCCCTTTACCATATGCCTATATGAAAGGGAGAACCTTCAAAGGGTGATTAATAACCCCTCGAGTTACGTGATAAAGAAGAGGGAAGGCTATGGAGGCATTGGTCTCTCCATAATGAAGGATGAGAACGCCAGTGTCCTAAAGGAGTTGGTAAAGGAGTATGAGAACTTCATAGCGCAAGAGGTTCTCGATTTCGACACCGTGGTCTCTGCGATAAATGACTCGTTTTACGAGACTTTTGCAGATTTCCGCTTCTTCACATATTACGATAGGGTGGCCACAGCAGTTTTAAGTCGAGTCGGTGTGGTTGGAAGTAGGGTAACAAATAACTCTTCTGGAGGGATGGTGAAACCGGTGTGGATTACGAGGTAA
- a CDS encoding alpha-E domain-containing protein yields the protein MLTKSLAYRIYWTGRYLERIENICRISIIAVNNGSSLDSIAKGYGLKGEKELFEYVRMSLELLRENIRSFANEKLMIEVNEMESRINSPKDNLVSYFSDIISSAMRLGNSLEGYFNERIYNLRMRSQQENQPEPK from the coding sequence TTGCTGACTAAGAGTTTAGCTTACAGAATTTACTGGACGGGAAGGTACCTGGAAAGGATAGAGAACATTTGTAGGATCTCGATAATAGCGGTCAACAATGGCAGCAGTTTGGACTCGATAGCCAAGGGATATGGATTGAAAGGTGAGAAGGAGCTCTTCGAATATGTTAGGATGTCCTTAGAGCTACTTCGGGAGAACATAAGAAGTTTTGCTAATGAGAAACTGATGATCGAGGTTAACGAAATGGAGTCAAGGATAAATTCACCTAAGGATAACCTGGTAAGTTACTTCAGCGATATCATCTCTAGTGCCATGAGGCTGGGGAATAGCTTAGAAGGATACTTCAATGAAAGAATATACAACTTGAGGATGAGATCTCAACAGGAGAATCAGCCTGAACCCAAGTGA
- a CDS encoding nitrate/sulfite reductase gives MKYSEKFKSLYPERFKGIYSSRGDNDLISIRIRQGKERDPSRWWYQQLEVLANISKKGDGRVHFTTRGDVELYGIQLSDKEKVLRELESVELDPRDSCGASVRNVLPCPSYICPFAKTDAIKASLEIASFFRHNPEYEFPKLPKRVKISVSACEKGCSVPVIMDVGIVARGEDLFDVWVGGGIGDHDFQGIKLFEGVTLADAKRISIAVTNILKRENEKRGFKWVVQKYGSERVKEMILNEIEKIQIERIKGIPSSHLNAKLMVVRTRGGWLNWEEVEEVAKIARENLGFVSLFNSQAIFIPVRELPKGAESVEYPYLKNVVEACIGDDYCPPAIISTTKMAEDLLKTASDSKMRIHISGCSHSCGRHQVADLGFRAVMRNGKRALKIYVNGNNYSIGKVVGEVDYEDYLLVVDKLKGIDLENIEEIRRKLMEIPSFKAGGQSEE, from the coding sequence ATGAAATATAGTGAGAAATTTAAATCACTCTACCCAGAAAGATTTAAGGGAATTTATTCAAGCAGAGGAGATAACGATCTTATCTCCATAAGGATAAGGCAAGGAAAAGAACGGGATCCCTCTAGATGGTGGTACCAGCAACTAGAGGTCTTAGCCAATATATCTAAGAAAGGAGATGGAAGAGTTCATTTTACAACAAGGGGAGATGTAGAACTTTACGGAATTCAGCTATCTGATAAGGAGAAGGTGCTGAGAGAGCTTGAGAGTGTCGAGTTGGATCCAAGGGATTCCTGTGGGGCATCGGTTAGAAACGTCCTTCCATGTCCATCTTACATTTGCCCCTTTGCTAAGACAGATGCAATTAAGGCCTCCCTTGAGATAGCTTCCTTCTTCAGACATAATCCAGAGTACGAATTTCCCAAACTTCCAAAAAGGGTAAAGATCTCTGTCTCGGCATGTGAAAAGGGATGTTCGGTTCCCGTAATAATGGATGTGGGAATTGTAGCCAGAGGTGAAGATCTCTTCGACGTGTGGGTGGGTGGGGGAATTGGAGACCATGATTTTCAGGGCATCAAGCTATTTGAGGGAGTTACGCTCGCTGACGCCAAGAGGATCTCCATAGCGGTTACCAACATCCTGAAGCGAGAGAATGAGAAAAGGGGATTCAAGTGGGTAGTGCAAAAATACGGTTCCGAAAGGGTTAAGGAAATGATCCTGAATGAAATTGAAAAGATTCAGATAGAGCGGATTAAGGGCATACCATCCTCACACCTCAACGCAAAGTTAATGGTTGTTAGAACTAGGGGTGGTTGGCTGAATTGGGAGGAAGTCGAAGAAGTTGCCAAGATTGCAAGGGAGAACTTAGGTTTTGTCTCGCTCTTTAATTCGCAGGCGATATTCATTCCTGTCAGGGAGTTACCTAAAGGTGCAGAGTCCGTTGAATATCCTTACCTTAAAAATGTTGTCGAGGCATGCATTGGAGATGATTATTGCCCTCCTGCAATAATTTCTACTACAAAAATGGCCGAGGATCTGTTAAAAACTGCCTCAGACAGTAAAATGCGTATTCATATCTCCGGCTGTTCCCACTCGTGTGGAAGGCATCAGGTTGCGGATTTAGGATTCAGAGCAGTTATGAGAAACGGGAAAAGAGCTCTGAAAATATATGTAAATGGCAATAATTATAGCATAGGAAAAGTGGTAGGTGAAGTCGACTACGAGGATTACCTTCTAGTTGTGGACAAGTTAAAGGGGATAGACTTAGAAAATATTGAAGAAATAAGGAGAAAATTAATGGAAATTCCTTCCTTTAAAGCTGGTGGTCAGAGTGAGGAATAG
- a CDS encoding metallophosphoesterase family protein, giving the protein MPLFKRRGNNESVGGKNKTRILFTSDLHGSETAFRKFLNAGVMQKVDCLIIGGDIAGKSLVPIINKGNGYFVVEDREISGSSLNNVVAEFRKSGAYYAILSKAEHEELINNKKKLDELFHEKMKENLRSWVEIAQEKLKERRIPVFINLGNDDPSFLFQVIEESELMRKSEGNIIDIGGHEMISFGYVNPTPWRTPREMSEDELMYNLRGMAEKLERPEKAIFNFHAPPYNTSLDNAPLLSADLKPVVKGGDVVMTHVGSKAIRKIIEEYQPMLGIHGHIHESRAFDKIGRTVIINPGSEFNQGILHSTLILLEDGRVKGNQFIVG; this is encoded by the coding sequence ATGCCCCTGTTTAAAAGAAGAGGAAACAACGAAAGTGTAGGCGGAAAGAACAAAACAAGGATTCTATTCACCTCCGACCTTCATGGGTCCGAGACTGCTTTTAGGAAATTTCTGAATGCCGGAGTGATGCAGAAAGTTGATTGCCTTATCATAGGTGGAGATATTGCAGGAAAGTCATTGGTACCTATCATAAATAAGGGAAATGGTTATTTTGTTGTTGAGGATAGGGAGATCAGCGGTAGCTCTCTTAACAACGTTGTCGCGGAATTCCGAAAGAGCGGCGCGTATTATGCGATTCTCTCTAAGGCTGAGCATGAGGAATTAATCAATAACAAAAAGAAACTTGACGAGCTATTTCACGAAAAGATGAAGGAAAACCTAAGGAGTTGGGTTGAGATTGCTCAGGAAAAGCTGAAGGAAAGACGGATTCCAGTCTTCATCAACCTAGGTAACGATGATCCTTCGTTTCTCTTTCAAGTTATTGAGGAGAGCGAATTAATGAGAAAAAGTGAAGGAAATATAATAGACATAGGCGGTCACGAGATGATATCCTTCGGATATGTTAATCCCACACCTTGGAGAACACCTAGAGAAATGTCCGAGGACGAGCTGATGTATAATCTGAGGGGAATGGCTGAGAAGTTAGAGAGGCCAGAAAAGGCAATTTTCAATTTTCACGCTCCTCCATATAATACTTCCCTTGATAATGCACCGTTACTCTCTGCCGACTTGAAACCAGTAGTAAAGGGAGGCGATGTGGTCATGACTCACGTAGGTTCTAAGGCTATTCGCAAGATAATAGAGGAATATCAACCAATGCTAGGCATACACGGACATATTCACGAGTCCAGAGCGTTTGATAAGATCGGAAGGACAGTGATAATAAATCCAGGTAGTGAGTTTAACCAGGGCATACTTCACTCTACACTTATCTTGCTAGAAGATGGGAGAGTTAAAGGTAACCAGTTTATAGTGGGCTGA
- the ureG gene encoding urease accessory protein UreG, translating to MIKVGILGPVGSGKTSLIEFLAKEYSERGIKVGILTNDVVSAYDAMRIYHNLVERLRILPRENVLGLVTGGCPHTAIREDPSLNLRALETLEERANPDLVFIESGGDNVMSTFSSSLADFTIFVLDTSAGDKYPGKGGIGITESDLLVVNKIDLAPYVQADLNKMREDSLRVRRGKPSVFISLKTGEGTRELIRILDEELGLERVFGNKGQ from the coding sequence ATGATCAAGGTAGGTATTCTGGGACCTGTTGGATCTGGAAAAACTAGCTTGATTGAGTTTCTCGCTAAGGAGTATTCGGAAAGGGGAATCAAGGTTGGAATCTTGACGAATGACGTGGTATCTGCTTACGATGCCATGAGAATTTACCATAACCTAGTGGAAAGGTTAAGGATTCTACCTAGGGAAAACGTGCTGGGCTTGGTCACCGGAGGGTGCCCACACACTGCCATAAGGGAAGATCCGTCCCTCAACCTCAGGGCTCTAGAAACACTTGAGGAGAGAGCAAATCCAGATCTCGTGTTCATCGAGAGTGGGGGTGATAACGTTATGTCGACCTTCAGTTCGTCATTGGCCGACTTCACAATTTTTGTTTTAGACACGTCGGCAGGAGACAAGTATCCGGGGAAGGGTGGAATTGGGATAACCGAGAGTGATCTCCTAGTGGTCAACAAGATAGATCTTGCCCCATATGTGCAGGCGGATCTAAATAAGATGAGAGAGGACTCACTAAGGGTTAGGAGAGGAAAACCCAGCGTATTTATCAGCCTTAAAACCGGCGAGGGCACACGAGAGCTCATAAGAATACTGGACGAGGAGCTTGGACTTGAAAGGGTATTTGGAAATAAGGGACAATGA
- a CDS encoding molybdopterin oxidoreductase family protein: protein MSTICPYCGVGCKLRVNGKVIPENYVTNRGIMCVKGATLLDTLDSGRVTYPLQDSKEITWSEAKEIISRKLKKILRIKGSLGIYIGAQIPTEDQYLTVKLGKGLLGTPNFDSNVRLCMASAAHSLKFSFGDPSPTASYDEIERAETFFLVGVNPASNFPVLWTRIISRRRKGAVVIVVDPVTTDSALQADIHVKIKPGRDIVLLNSIASVILDSAKIIPEGFEEFREIATMFPPERVSQLLGVDKNVIISIAKRIMESKTIFMWGMGVNQTYRGVDTGILISTLAMITGNLGVPGTGVLPLTGQHNSMGAREAGALAGMLPGLRYVNNEQEVREVEDYWGIPRYSIPRSYNTITDMYKLMEERKIRALWIIGTNPVISLPEASKFKDLLSYLDLVIVQDSYLTETAREADIVLPAATWSEREGIHTAGDRTVGYLSKLRNPPGEAKPDWEIVRELGVAMGFELEYRSVEQIFNEFKELTRGRMDDISDMTYDDLKYGHRWPNNQSVIQPRLFRTKGIEYETDLEIETNNLFIITGRTKMHWNTRSRSSKSWLLSSLGQDDYIFLGQEECSKLSVESGEEVEINTNEGQIKALVKCVDWVSNNTAFMPFHWGRANRIMDWRADPMSKEPAYKMLRAFVRKA, encoded by the coding sequence ATGAGCACCATATGTCCTTACTGCGGGGTGGGCTGCAAACTTCGTGTCAATGGAAAGGTTATTCCTGAAAATTATGTGACTAACAGAGGAATCATGTGTGTTAAGGGAGCCACACTGTTGGATACCTTAGACTCGGGAAGAGTAACATATCCCCTTCAAGATTCCAAGGAAATTACGTGGTCTGAGGCCAAGGAGATTATTTCAAGAAAATTAAAGAAAATATTGAGAATTAAGGGATCCCTAGGAATTTACATTGGGGCTCAGATACCGACAGAGGATCAATACCTGACCGTAAAGTTGGGGAAAGGCCTTCTTGGAACCCCTAACTTCGACTCGAATGTTAGGCTATGCATGGCCAGCGCTGCTCATTCTTTGAAATTTAGCTTCGGTGATCCTTCCCCTACAGCATCATATGACGAGATAGAGAGAGCCGAGACTTTCTTTTTGGTGGGAGTAAATCCAGCATCCAATTTTCCTGTTCTATGGACAAGAATTATCTCTAGAAGAAGGAAGGGAGCAGTGGTGATAGTAGTTGATCCTGTGACAACGGATTCCGCATTACAGGCAGACATTCACGTGAAAATTAAACCAGGAAGGGACATAGTCCTCTTGAATTCCATAGCTAGCGTAATATTGGATTCTGCTAAAATTATTCCAGAGGGGTTTGAGGAATTCAGAGAGATAGCCACTATGTTTCCACCGGAAAGGGTATCGCAACTACTAGGTGTTGATAAGAATGTAATTATATCCATAGCTAAGAGAATAATGGAGAGTAAGACCATCTTTATGTGGGGGATGGGGGTAAATCAAACATATAGGGGAGTCGATACTGGTATCCTGATCTCAACTCTCGCCATGATCACTGGTAACTTAGGCGTACCTGGTACTGGTGTATTACCATTGACTGGACAACATAATTCAATGGGAGCCAGGGAAGCGGGCGCGTTGGCAGGCATGCTTCCGGGATTAAGGTACGTTAATAACGAGCAGGAAGTAAGAGAGGTAGAGGATTATTGGGGTATACCAAGGTATTCCATACCTAGAAGCTATAACACCATCACCGACATGTATAAGTTAATGGAGGAAAGGAAAATTAGGGCCCTATGGATAATAGGGACAAACCCCGTTATCTCCTTGCCCGAGGCCAGTAAATTTAAGGATCTCCTTTCCTATCTAGATCTGGTAATTGTACAGGACTCTTACCTTACAGAAACGGCGAGGGAGGCAGATATAGTTCTTCCTGCAGCTACTTGGTCCGAAAGGGAAGGAATACATACTGCAGGTGATCGAACTGTAGGATATCTATCCAAGCTGAGAAATCCTCCTGGGGAAGCTAAACCTGATTGGGAAATAGTCAGGGAGTTGGGTGTTGCCATGGGATTTGAATTGGAGTACAGGTCAGTGGAGCAAATTTTTAACGAGTTCAAGGAGCTCACGAGAGGAAGAATGGATGATATATCTGACATGACTTACGACGATTTGAAGTATGGGCATAGATGGCCAAATAATCAATCAGTAATTCAACCTAGATTGTTTAGAACCAAGGGGATCGAATACGAGACCGACCTTGAAATAGAAACAAATAATCTCTTCATTATTACAGGCAGAACTAAAATGCATTGGAATACAAGGAGTAGATCCTCTAAGAGCTGGTTACTATCTAGCTTAGGACAAGACGATTACATCTTTCTAGGACAAGAAGAGTGTTCCAAATTGAGCGTAGAAAGTGGAGAGGAAGTTGAAATAAATACTAATGAAGGGCAGATAAAGGCGTTGGTCAAATGCGTTGACTGGGTATCCAATAATACTGCCTTCATGCCATTTCATTGGGGAAGGGCTAACAGGATAATGGATTGGAGGGCCGATCCCATGAGCAAGGAACCAGCCTATAAAATGTTGAGGGCCTTTGTAAGGAAAGCTTGA
- a CDS encoding urease accessory protein UreD: MKGYLEIRDNEDSLIIERKGTLNAILTQDLVILVNPSEVLANDDELEYDIEVKRKRVTDQASTKVLSDSNVKIRAKVRLLNSDYLVHPFIFYNRANLLIESDFYVEGSATIVEAYIPGRRATGERFLEGSVKSVTRIYSGDKLLIYDVFRMKDGDYLNPWLMGDECLLTIYTVKDGDFSFSREILPYTKIFRRWTELTNIWF, encoded by the coding sequence TTGAAAGGGTATTTGGAAATAAGGGACAATGAAGATAGCCTAATCATAGAAAGGAAGGGCACACTTAACGCTATTCTCACGCAAGATCTTGTGATACTGGTCAATCCTTCGGAAGTGCTGGCCAATGACGACGAGTTGGAATATGACATCGAAGTTAAAAGGAAAAGGGTCACTGATCAAGCATCTACAAAAGTTCTCTCAGACTCAAACGTTAAAATAAGGGCCAAGGTTAGGCTCCTTAACTCGGACTACCTAGTACATCCCTTCATCTTCTACAATAGGGCCAACTTACTAATCGAGAGTGACTTTTACGTTGAGGGAAGTGCCACCATTGTGGAGGCGTATATTCCAGGTAGAAGGGCTACGGGAGAGAGATTCCTTGAGGGAAGTGTTAAATCTGTTACCAGGATATATAGTGGAGATAAACTCTTGATTTACGACGTATTTAGAATGAAGGATGGGGATTACCTTAATCCCTGGCTAATGGGAGACGAGTGTCTCCTGACAATATACACCGTAAAGGATGGGGATTTCTCGTTCTCAAGGGAGATATTGCCATACACCAAAATTTTTCGTAGATGGACTGAGCTCACCAATATCTGGTTCTAG
- a CDS encoding metallophosphoesterase family protein has protein sequence MPLQTKILFTSDIHGSETAFRKSLNAAKMYDVNYLVYGGDMFSKDFIFVMREGGDYYVDGKKVNLEALQENYMITGRMPIIMSKEELDFTLGNREALRKVVLERLEAQVDRWVKIQREKMENSNFFVVWNLGNDDPLELDSLLNSYGIETCQGKVIELGDLKMICEGFVNPTPFQTYREVPDSTLYIRLERLIEKVNPKETVLNVHVPPFNTKLDLAVNERKERSHVGSRSVHDLIQKYQPLVGLHGHIHESPGVDKIGETKIANPGSEYQSGIFRGVLVVIERQLEKGLLRSFKVKAISLIHG, from the coding sequence ATGCCATTGCAAACTAAAATACTATTTACGAGTGACATTCATGGATCAGAAACTGCCTTTAGAAAATCGTTGAACGCAGCCAAGATGTACGATGTAAATTATCTAGTATATGGGGGAGACATGTTCTCAAAGGATTTCATTTTTGTTATGAGGGAAGGAGGAGATTATTATGTTGATGGAAAGAAAGTAAACCTGGAAGCCCTTCAGGAGAACTACATGATAACGGGTAGGATGCCCATAATCATGAGTAAAGAGGAACTAGACTTTACCCTAGGCAATAGGGAAGCCTTGAGGAAGGTAGTACTAGAGAGGCTGGAGGCACAGGTAGATAGGTGGGTAAAGATACAGAGGGAGAAAATGGAGAACTCTAATTTCTTCGTAGTATGGAACTTGGGAAATGATGATCCATTGGAGTTGGATTCTCTACTGAACTCCTATGGCATCGAGACGTGTCAGGGTAAGGTGATAGAGTTGGGCGACCTCAAAATGATATGTGAAGGTTTTGTGAATCCAACTCCCTTTCAGACGTACAGGGAAGTGCCAGACTCCACCCTTTACATAAGGCTTGAGAGATTAATTGAAAAGGTAAATCCTAAGGAAACGGTATTGAATGTTCACGTTCCGCCTTTCAATACAAAATTGGATCTGGCAGTAAATGAGAGAAAGGAAAGATCACACGTAGGTTCTAGATCAGTGCATGACCTGATACAGAAATATCAGCCTTTAGTGGGACTTCACGGCCACATTCATGAGTCTCCCGGGGTAGACAAGATTGGAGAAACGAAAATAGCAAACCCAGGAAGCGAATATCAAAGCGGAATATTTAGGGGAGTCTTAGTAGTTATTGAGAGGCAACTCGAAAAGGGTCTATTGAGGTCATTTAAGGTAAAGGCGATAAGTCTCATTCATGGATAG
- a CDS encoding MFS transporter, whose translation MRNRGLVSGTLAFFAGFAAVALFGTTALRIGPLLHLNLVEVSWLVAIPTLTGAFLRIPFSLLVDNLGRKTILLQLLLGLLGLLGIIFTLMHLNSLSSQLIYYLLLLFGALAGTGISTFSSGVTYVSYFFPQKEQGKALGIFAGLGNTAPGIFTTLLPFALSYLGLVYSYVAWALFLSIMILIYILVSIDPPFLHFLKEGKTRKDAEALSKSMGLDIVPSHSLSRSLVKALRSPRIWALVFMYLTSFGGFEALTEWLPLYWKSFLHLTPVEAGILTGTIYSLLTAVVRIPGGWISDRINGELVSTIAYLTMIVGSLVFLFAFSLSLAVVAEIIIAVGMGMANGAVFKLVPRYSPTAVSGASGLVGGLGSAGGLLLPPIMGYVATLLNFPASFLVFTILAIISLVLSVLLLRASEAMRA comes from the coding sequence GTGAGGAATAGGGGATTGGTTTCAGGTACCTTAGCCTTCTTTGCAGGCTTCGCAGCAGTTGCCCTGTTTGGAACGACAGCCTTAAGGATAGGGCCACTCCTTCATCTTAACCTGGTTGAAGTGTCTTGGTTGGTTGCAATTCCAACCTTAACTGGTGCCTTCCTGAGAATTCCCTTTTCGCTTCTAGTAGATAATTTAGGGCGCAAAACCATCCTATTACAGTTGCTCTTGGGATTGCTAGGTCTCTTGGGTATCATCTTCACTCTAATGCATCTAAATTCTCTCTCCAGCCAACTTATCTACTATCTACTCCTGCTCTTTGGTGCCTTGGCGGGGACTGGAATCTCCACATTTTCGAGTGGCGTCACATACGTTTCCTATTTCTTTCCCCAGAAAGAGCAGGGAAAGGCCCTGGGCATTTTTGCGGGATTGGGTAACACAGCCCCAGGCATTTTCACTACACTTCTTCCCTTTGCCCTATCATACCTAGGATTAGTATATTCCTATGTGGCCTGGGCCCTTTTTCTTAGTATAATGATACTAATTTACATATTGGTATCCATAGATCCTCCATTTCTTCATTTCCTGAAGGAGGGGAAGACTAGGAAAGACGCTGAGGCCTTATCTAAATCCATGGGTTTGGACATCGTTCCGTCTCATTCCTTATCAAGATCCCTGGTTAAGGCGTTAAGGAGCCCTAGAATATGGGCTCTAGTCTTCATGTATTTGACCTCATTCGGTGGATTTGAGGCCTTAACAGAATGGCTTCCCCTATATTGGAAAAGCTTCCTTCACCTAACTCCAGTGGAAGCTGGTATCCTTACTGGAACTATTTACTCGCTACTGACTGCTGTAGTAAGGATACCAGGAGGTTGGATTTCAGATAGGATTAATGGAGAGCTAGTGTCAACTATAGCCTACCTAACAATGATAGTAGGAAGCTTGGTCTTCCTCTTCGCGTTTTCCCTTTCCCTAGCAGTAGTTGCGGAAATTATAATTGCTGTGGGAATGGGAATGGCTAACGGCGCAGTGTTTAAACTGGTTCCTAGGTACTCTCCCACTGCAGTCAGCGGAGCTTCAGGCCTCGTGGGCGGATTAGGTTCCGCTGGCGGTCTCCTCCTTCCACCCATAATGGGTTACGTAGCTACGTTGCTGAACTTTCCTGCTTCATTCCTAGTCTTTACTATCCTTGCAATCATCTCCTTAGTTCTATCGGTCCTTCTACTTAGAGCGAGTGAGGCGATGAGGGCATGA
- a CDS encoding transglutaminase family protein: MDYEVIYRSVYEYEADVIVNENTCRIVPYDGDNQRLLKHEVDSIPQGYKTYFRDIFDNIVYKIKVTEVHKRLEIYSESLVRVDTKAIRVNYDFPYDYGFNQFLLPTKLVDPEPFQKIASELTKNVKSMGEVIETAVKFVRDRIKYAPGATDVTTTAYDAFKLGMGVCQDYTHVTLAILRALKIPARYVMGVVNDNPRATHAWVEVMMPDGTYVDVDPTRGRFYNLGYVKFAIGRDFADVSPIVGSFMSSGKDQLKNVMIKVRKVAD, encoded by the coding sequence GTGGATTACGAGGTAATCTATAGGAGCGTTTACGAGTACGAGGCGGACGTAATCGTGAACGAGAACACCTGTAGGATAGTGCCCTACGACGGTGATAATCAACGGCTTTTGAAGCACGAGGTCGATTCCATTCCACAGGGTTATAAGACGTATTTTAGGGATATTTTTGACAATATAGTTTATAAAATAAAGGTTACAGAAGTCCACAAAAGATTGGAAATTTATTCTGAGAGCCTGGTAAGGGTGGACACCAAGGCGATAAGAGTTAACTACGATTTTCCTTACGATTACGGATTCAATCAATTTCTCTTGCCCACAAAACTTGTGGATCCTGAACCCTTTCAAAAAATCGCTAGTGAACTGACAAAGAATGTTAAGAGCATGGGTGAAGTAATAGAGACCGCCGTGAAGTTTGTAAGGGACAGAATAAAGTATGCCCCTGGAGCAACTGACGTCACCACGACCGCATATGATGCCTTTAAACTGGGTATGGGGGTTTGCCAGGATTACACTCACGTTACCTTAGCGATTTTAAGGGCTCTGAAAATTCCCGCCAGATACGTCATGGGAGTGGTTAACGATAATCCAAGGGCTACTCATGCGTGGGTTGAGGTCATGATGCCAGACGGAACTTACGTGGACGTTGATCCAACAAGAGGAAGGTTTTACAACCTAGGATATGTGAAATTTGCCATAGGAAGAGATTTCGCTGACGTAAGTCCAATAGTTGGGAGCTTCATGAGCTCTGGTAAGGATCAACTGAAGAATGTGATGATTAAGGTGAGGAAGGTTGCTGACTAA